CCGCCTCAGAGATGGCAGGTTTATAAAAGGAGAAGCAGAGGATAAATAAATGAGAAGTGGATTTTTTATCTTAGCCCTCCGAAATATCTTCAGAAACAAAAGACGAACAACTATTACCTTTTTAGCTATAATTTCAGGGATGGTAGGGCTCATTGTCTTCGGTGGATTTGTAGAATATTCCTTCTGGGGATTAAGAGAATCAACCATTCGGTCCCAACTAGGCCATATTCAGGTTTATAAAAAGGGCTATTCAGAAAAAGGAGTTGCTAATCCTTCTGAATATTTGATTGATGATTTTCAGAAGTTAGAAGAGCTTTTCTATAAGATTCCTTATGTGGAATTAGTTACTGCCCGTCTCTCCTTTTCCGGACTTATAAGTACAGGTGAAAATACTCTTATCTGTAAAGGTGAGGGGGGCATACCTGAAAAAGAGGCCCGCCTGGCCAGTTTTGAGGAACTAATTGAAGGAGAAGGACTATTTGAAGAAGGAAGAGAGGAGGGTGTGATCGGATGCGAAATGCAAAAATCCTTCGGGGCAAAGATAGGAGATTATCTTACCATTCTTACTACTACACCTTTAGGGATGATGAATGCGGTCGATATCAAGCTGGTAGGAATAGCCAGAAGTGGGGCTAAAGATTATGACTCAGTATTTTTAAAACTTCCTCTGAAAATAGTTCAACGACTCCTTCTCACTACTGAAGTGGAAAAGATAGTTATACTTCTGGATAAAACAGAACATACCGAAGAGGTTTCACAGAAACTCAGTCTTCTTTTTAAGGAAAAAGAATTAGATCTGGAACTCAAAACGTGGGATGAACTGGCTCCCTTTTATCATGCTGTAGTCAGGTTATACAATGGAATGTTCGGAGTAGTAAAGGTT
This region of bacterium genomic DNA includes:
- a CDS encoding FtsX-like permease family protein translates to MRSGFFILALRNIFRNKRRTTITFLAIISGMVGLIVFGGFVEYSFWGLRESTIRSQLGHIQVYKKGYSEKGVANPSEYLIDDFQKLEELFYKIPYVELVTARLSFSGLISTGENTLICKGEGGIPEKEARLASFEELIEGEGLFEEGREEGVIGCEMQKSFGAKIGDYLTILTTTPLGMMNAVDIKLVGIARSGAKDYDSVFLKLPLKIVQRLLLTTEVEKIVILLDKTEHTEEVSQKLSLLFKEKELDLELKTWDELAPFYHAVVRLYNGMFGVVKVIIAIIVLFSIANTMTMSVFERVKEIGTLRAIGTKKRGILKLFLWEGFLIGVIGAVLGTITGVLVAQVINLWGGIYIPPPPAMTRGYNALILIVPVVLWYSFLSTVVISTISTFYPAMRATRLSIVESLGHN